In Epinephelus fuscoguttatus linkage group LG15, E.fuscoguttatus.final_Chr_v1, a genomic segment contains:
- the mfsd8l2 gene encoding major facilitator superfamily domain-containing protein 8, with the protein MDNHQKRNLTFFTIGLIFMLSGIEYAVILPTIWKYLQILEAPPYFLGLGLSAFSLSGLITGPLFGLWSDRTKTTKSIILFSNLFEIAGNFMYFIGYSKWLLLCSRLVAGVGAGAGSSIFGFLTRCTRPEERAGIFAAIMACRQAGLLVGPAFNLFLRLCDFKLGPFVVNKYTSPGIFMCLLWLLLQFVVLATYWDVPPISSEGGAVMVEMKREEDDGEKVPLMRSDEEQVHTYRAVSPDQSETSASCEMHPVRGASSISNPFKSFSASREFLREEVVVLLTAQFITLFNQTALETMVTPLTQRHFSFGELGNSLMYSLCGVEVILGFFFVRWLSRRVADRAVLAAGLVICCTACIWCLIFLCNPRGGYGWELSAFIIGVFLQLLGLPFVAVSQVSLFSKVTAEKTQGFSQGVRRSVGGLATILGPLWAGGLTSNLYVMLGMMLALLIMITVMTALSYERLTEPRAVQCAQSSDSGG; encoded by the exons ATGGATAATCACCAAAAGAGGAATCTAACTTTCTTCACAATCGGACTGATATTTATGCTGAGCGGCATTGAGTACG CCGTCATTCTGCCCACAATATGGAAGTATCTTCAGATTTTGGAGGCCCCCCCTTACttcctgggtctgggtctgtcTGCCTTCAGTTTGAGCGGGCTGATCACAGGTCCGCTTTTCGGGCTGTGGTCAGACCGGACCAAAACTACAAAGTCCATCATCCTTTTCTCCAATCTTTTTGAGATTGCTG GTAACTTCATGTATTTTATTGGATACTCAAAGTGGCTGTTGTTATGCAGTCGGCTTGTAGcag GTGTCGGCGCAGGAGCGGGCTCCTCCATCTTCGGTTTCCTGACTCGGTGCACTCGTCCCGAGGAGCGCGCCGGCATCTTTGCGGCCATCATGGCCTGTCGACAAGCTGGCCTCCTCGTGG GGCCGGCATTCAACCTGTTCCTGCGGCTGTGTGATTTCAAACTGGGGCCCTTTGTTGTGAACAAATATACGTCTCCTGGG ATCTTCATGTGCCTGTTGTGGTTGCTGCTCCAGTTTGTTGTCCTGGCTACGTACTGGGATGTACCACCCATCAGCTCAGAGGGGGGCGCGGTGATGGTGGAGATGAAACGAGAGGAGGATGACGGGGAGAAGGTGCCGCTGATGAGGTCCGATGAGGAGCAGGTGCACACCTACAGAGCTGTCAGCCCCGACCAATCGGAGACCTCCGCCTCGTGTGAGATGCACCCCGTGCGCGGCGCCTCGTCCATCTCGAACCCTTTCAAAAGCTTCAGCGCCAGCAGAG AGTTCCTGAGAGAGGAGGTGGTTGTTCTCCTCACGGCTCAGTTCATCACTCTCTTCAATCAGACAGCGCTGGAG ACCATGGTGACTCCTCTGACGCAGCGCCACTTCAGCTTCGGCGAGCTGGGCAACAGCCTGATGTACAGCCTGTGCGGGGTGGAGGTCATCCTGGGCTTCTTCTTTGTGCGCTGGCTGAGCAGGAGGGTGGCGGACCGCGCCGTGCTGGCTGCGGGCCTGGTCATCTGCTGCACCGCTTGTATCTGGTGCCTCATCTTCCTCTGCAACCCCCGAG GTGGGTATGGATGGGAGCTGTCCGCCTTCATCATCGGAGTGTTTCTACAGCTGCTGGGGCTTCCCTTCGTGGCCGTGTCTCAGGTGTCTCTCTTCTCCAAAGtcactgcagagaaaacacaag GATTCAGCCAAGGTGTTAGACGCTCAGTCGGGGGCCTGGCCACCATCTTGGGTCCTTTGTGGGCTGGAGGACTGACCAGTAATTTGTACGTGATGCTGGGCATGATGCTAGCTCTCCTTATAATGATCACA GTTATGACAGCGCTGTCCTACGAGCGGCTGACTGAGCCCAGGGCAGTGCAGTGCGCCCAGAGCTCTGACAGCGGAGGATAG
- the kcnmb3 gene encoding calcium-activated potassium channel subunit beta-3 translates to MFLNTASPRRSFTIPININLQGARRRQTRIRHTCPCIHVCVCVCLYDRHREPFHAAAAQEYEWSRGVNGRGGQQRARTQMPVSSVGEDRAILLGFAMMAFSVLMFFVVGFTMVKPYVNSNWEEEASCVLLQADVLDEWVDCRGVSTVPCLRVTVNLTDSNHRAFLHFDEESVLLAPECFYIPKCRMDRTELQDEVLKVKNSLDTKLGSTASCFSDRTRHPREVILSRKYTFKKALFALLWPGLMLGGGALLVGLVKLTQCLAHLSSEMRCETAAGRLTSRYTQGKLYRLLRRSSMQSPS, encoded by the exons ATGTTCTTGAACACAGCTTCTCCCCGGAGGTCGTTCACCATTCCCATTAACATCAACCTGCAGGGTGCTCGCAGGCGGCAGACACG GATTAGACACACT TGTCCatgtatccatgtgtgtgtttgtgtgtgtttgtatgacaGACACAGGGAGCCCTTTCACGCAGCCGCAGCGCAGGAGTACGAGTGGAGCAGAGGGGTGAATGGGCGTGGAGGGCAGCAGCGAGCTCGGACCCAGATGCCGGTGTCAAGTGTCGGGGAGGACAGAGCCATCCTGCTGGGCTTCGCCATGATGGCCTTCTCTGTGCTCATGTTCTTTGTGGTCGGCTTCACGATGGTCAAACCTTATGTTAACAG TAATTGGGAGGAAGAGGCCagctgtgtgctgctgcaggCCGACGTCCTAGACGAGTGGGTGGACTGCAGAGGTGTGAGCACCGTGCCTTGCCTCAGGGTGACGGTTAACCTCACGGACTCCAATCACAGGGCTTTTCTCCACTTTGACGAGGAGTCGGTCCTCCTCGCTCCTGAG TGTTTCTACATACCCAAATGTCGCATGGACAGAACTGAACTTCAGGATGAGGTCctgaaagtgaaaaacagctTGGACACTAAACTGGGGAGCACTGCATCTTGCTTCAGCGACCGCACAAGGCACCCCAGGGAGGTCATCCTGAGCAGGAAGTACACCTTTAAGAAGGCCCTATTTGCATTACTGTGGCCCGGTCTGATGCTGGGTGGTGGGGCTCTGCTGGTGGGCCTTGTGAAGCTGACACAGTGCTTGGCCCATCTCTCCTCTGAGATGCGCTGTGAGACTGCAGCAGGCAGGCTGACATCAAGATACACTCAGGGCAAACTGTACAGACTCCTCCGCAGGTCTAGCATGCAGTCTCCTTCATGA